The Desulfuribacillus alkaliarsenatis nucleotide sequence CTGCTCTTCAGCCATTTTTGTAATGTCTTGAGTTCTATCAGTTGTAGCACTTGATGTACTAGCCAGTTCTTGTACTGAAGCAGTTACTTCTTCCGAGCTAGCAGACATTTGTTCCGCGATAGCAGATAAGTCCTCAACCTGGGAAGCAACACCTTCTACAGAGGTTACAATCTCCGAGAATATATTAGTTACTTCTTCAAAAACTTTTATTCCTTTCTCAACTTCTTGCTTACTGCCCTCCATAGAAGCGGAAGCCTGTATTGTTTTGTTCTGAATTTGTTGTATTATTTGATATATCTTACCAGTAGATTTCGATGTTTGATCAGCTAACTTACGTATTTCATCAGCTACCACAGCAAAACCCTTGCCTGCTTCTCCTGCCCTAGCGGCTTCAATAGCAGCGTTCAGTGCTAAAAGATTAGTCTGCTCAGAAATCTCTGATATGATATTGGCTATCCCGCCAATCTCCTCTGAGTCTGTTTTCAATTCGTTGATAATATGCGATGTTTCCGTTACACCATCTCTAATCATTGATATACTTTCAATACTGCTTTTCATCGAACTATTTCCTTCTTGCGCCTTAATACGCATCTCGTTAGATGATTCTGCAACTAGCGTTGATGTTTCAGCCACCCTACCTATCCCTACAGCCATTTCTTCCATAGCAACAGATGTCTCTTTAGCGCTAGTTAACTGCGTTTCAGCGCTACGAGCCACATCATGAATCGCATCTGATGTCATATCGGAGGCTTTAATTGATTGTTGTGAATTCACCTTCAATACATTTGCAGCTTCTCGCAAATCATTGTTCTTTGTTTGTAAGGATTTTACCAGTTCACGAATTTTTTCACTCATAGTGTTAAATGCATCACCTAATGTGTTTAACTCATAACTTGAATTGATATTAACTGGCTCAAATCGCAAATCACTGTTCGACATTTTCTGTGACACTTCTGTAAGTGTCTTTATAGGAGCTAATTGTTTCTTAATACTAATTGTTAAAATAATAACAGTAAGAATGATAATAAGACTGGAAATAGCTAAATTAATGTACAAGTCTCTGCTCATTTCAGACAATAACTGTTGATTGTCGTTTGTCTGTAGTAATACCCATCTTGGTACTCCTGAATAATCAGTTAGGGGGACTATTAGCATACTAAGGTAGCCATCCTCTAAGATTATTGATTGGGCATTTTTCAAAGAATTCATGTTATTTAAATTAAGCATAATCGTTGTTTTTTCAACATTTGCATCAATACCCGTTAGATGAATAAGTTCTGACTCCTCACCTATTGCGTAGAAGTCCCAATCTCCTCCATACTCTTGTTGTAGAGATTGCAGGAACGCGCTAGTTAACCCCATACCCAGTTCAACTGTTCCTAGATGAGTTCCTGCACTGCTTTGCATGGGAACAACATATCTGAAACCAGCACCTGCAACTCCACCTTCCAGCCCTTGTATTACTGCCCGTTGGTTATTAGCTTCTACAACAGTATGTCTGAAAGATGAGAGATCATCGCCATATGTTTCTGGTTGGTGAACTCTAAAAAAAGAACTTGCGTCTGGCAAATGAAACTGATATTGCCTAATACCTTGGGCGAAAAAGCCCTCCATACTAGATAGGGTTAAATCAGCTAACTGTTCACGGTCTCTATTTCGAAAAGCATCAACAATCTGCTTATTTTCTACTACAGGGTTCAATCCAATAGCTAACATGTTGAATTGCTGATTCAGTCTCTGTTCAACACCGTTAGTAATAATAGCCTGCCTGTCCGACTGTAAACGATTATAATGCTCTTTGTTAGTTGTGTGAAAGTCAAAAGCAACATAAGCAAGTAATACTATAAATGCAAGTAATATCAAGATTCCAATCTTGTTTGCAACCGACAGCCGCTTTATAACATTCATAACTAATCTCCTCCTTATAATTTCTTGTCTATAGCTTCATTATTACTTCATAATTGCATATTGTCAAATCAATTAACCAGCTATAACACAATATAAGTACGAGATTTAGTATCTGCCTACGCTTATTTTCCACAGTTAGGTAATTTTATTGTAAAAGTTGTCCCTTTACCTAATTCACTGGCAACTGTAATAGCACCATTATGTGCTTCAATAATTCCCTTTGTAATTGCAAGCCCTAAGCCAGTTCCTCCAGATGATCTTGCCCTTGATAAGTCTCCTCGGTAAAATCGTTGAAAAACATGCTCTAATTCCTGTTCACTCATACCTTGACCCGTATCTTCTACATCTACGATTAGAAATTCCCCTTGATTTATTGTGCGAATAGAAATCGTCTTATCTGAGTTCTTTAAATATCGGATTCCATTTGTAATTATATTGATAAATACTTGAATCAAACGGTTGCGGTCTCCAGTAATTTGTGATTTATTAGCATTTAACTGCAACTTGAGTGTAATATCCTTCTCATCAGCTTCCCAAGCAAATAGAGAAGCTATGTGCTCCAACAATTCATGTATATTCACTATTTCATTAGAGATTGGCAAACGGTCATCTTCTAACAAACTAACTTCTTGGAGATCGTTAATGAGCTTAGATAAACGTAATACTTCATCATGTAGAACTAGTATCTCTTTTTGGCTTACAAGCTTTGGTGAGTTCTGCATCATCTCAAGTTTGCCACGTAATGTTGTTATTGGTGTTCTTAATTCATGTGCAATATCGGTAATAAGTTGATTTTTTATTTTTTCATTTTTCTGAATAGTATCTACCATTTCATTAAACGATTCAGCTAAATCTCCAATTTCATCCTTAGTATCTATCGCCAAACGTGTTTGATAATTTCTTTCCGATACCCTTTTTACACCTTCTCGAAGTTGAAGAAGATGTTTTGACATTCTCGTAGATAAAACAAAACCAATCGCTCCAGCAAACAAAAGTGTAAAAATGGCCACATAAATTATTGCTCTATTCATTGAACTAGCAAACTGATCTTCTATTGTCATGACTGTAGTTGTTACAGCATCACGTATAACAACCGTACCAATCTGCTCTTGGTCAACTATAATAGGCGCTCCTTTACGGTATTCGCGTTCTTCAATAATTTGTCCTAGCTCCGTGCCTCCTGAATCGTAAACAATAC carries:
- a CDS encoding methyl-accepting chemotaxis protein gives rise to the protein MNVIKRLSVANKIGILILLAFIVLLAYVAFDFHTTNKEHYNRLQSDRQAIITNGVEQRLNQQFNMLAIGLNPVVENKQIVDAFRNRDREQLADLTLSSMEGFFAQGIRQYQFHLPDASSFFRVHQPETYGDDLSSFRHTVVEANNQRAVIQGLEGGVAGAGFRYVVPMQSSAGTHLGTVELGMGLTSAFLQSLQQEYGGDWDFYAIGEESELIHLTGIDANVEKTTIMLNLNNMNSLKNAQSIILEDGYLSMLIVPLTDYSGVPRWVLLQTNDNQQLLSEMSRDLYINLAISSLIIILTVIILTISIKKQLAPIKTLTEVSQKMSNSDLRFEPVNINSSYELNTLGDAFNTMSEKIRELVKSLQTKNNDLREAANVLKVNSQQSIKASDMTSDAIHDVARSAETQLTSAKETSVAMEEMAVGIGRVAETSTLVAESSNEMRIKAQEGNSSMKSSIESISMIRDGVTETSHIINELKTDSEEIGGIANIISEISEQTNLLALNAAIEAARAGEAGKGFAVVADEIRKLADQTSKSTGKIYQIIQQIQNKTIQASASMEGSKQEVEKGIKVFEEVTNIFSEIVTSVEGVASQVEDLSAIAEQMSASSEEVTASVQELASTSSATTDRTQDITKMAEEQLVIMKTVVNAAEQLNDMAEDLQELSKSFKL
- a CDS encoding sensor histidine kinase, with product MRTKLIAAFLLVTVLIVFVFSGAIYLSANMMFHQYLEAKHENLANQWAGFFSFYYKEYKSFDNIQDIFIDSMIIGSPEHNRMAMMQRGRGAGMGRMQSIAQEQLIVVDENKRIVYDSGGTELGQIIEEREYRKGAPIIVDQEQIGTVVIRDAVTTTVMTIEDQFASSMNRAIIYVAIFTLLFAGAIGFVLSTRMSKHLLQLREGVKRVSERNYQTRLAIDTKDEIGDLAESFNEMVDTIQKNEKIKNQLITDIAHELRTPITTLRGKLEMMQNSPKLVSQKEILVLHDEVLRLSKLINDLQEVSLLEDDRLPISNEIVNIHELLEHIASLFAWEADEKDITLKLQLNANKSQITGDRNRLIQVFINIITNGIRYLKNSDKTISIRTINQGEFLIVDVEDTGQGMSEQELEHVFQRFYRGDLSRARSSGGTGLGLAITKGIIEAHNGAITVASELGKGTTFTIKLPNCGK